A stretch of the Flavobacterium aquiphilum genome encodes the following:
- a CDS encoding alpha-L-fucosidase produces the protein MIKKLIVAALFVGTSIVGNAQNKIAAKDIADKMKWFEDAKLGIFIHAGIYSVADVSESWSFHNGNISVDDYMKQQKSYTLSKYDPAAWAQMIKDCGARYCVITTKHHDGVAMYDTKLGKLSSVKTCAAKKDMIKPFFEELRKRDVKCGAYFSLIDWTHDDYPGFLKDKARYDIKKEPARWERFQKFFQGQIKEISDWYNPDLWWFDGDWEHSAEEWQAEKTRKMMLDRNPNTIINGRLQGYGDYDTPEQNFPVVRPAFKWWELCMTMNENWGYRVSDNNWKTPYEIITIFVDAVSNGGNLLLDIGPKPDGTYPEQVVSTLKELGDWNKRNGEGIFGTIPGIAQGHFYGPTTLSKDSKTLYLFVHGKTSGQVMLKGLDNKIQDITVLGSNVKLTHKVVGKISWSAVPGLVYIDLPETAVDKYVTCIKVTLDKPIKLYRGQGGFLTN, from the coding sequence ATGATAAAGAAATTAATAGTAGCGGCTCTTTTCGTTGGAACTTCAATAGTAGGCAATGCGCAAAATAAAATTGCGGCGAAGGATATTGCCGACAAGATGAAATGGTTTGAGGATGCGAAGTTGGGTATCTTCATTCATGCAGGAATTTATTCAGTTGCCGATGTTTCGGAATCCTGGAGTTTTCATAACGGAAACATTTCGGTGGATGATTATATGAAACAGCAAAAAAGCTACACTTTGAGTAAATATGACCCTGCTGCTTGGGCACAAATGATTAAAGATTGTGGCGCAAGATATTGTGTTATCACTACGAAACATCATGACGGAGTAGCGATGTATGATACCAAATTGGGTAAATTGAGTTCGGTTAAAACCTGTGCTGCCAAAAAAGACATGATTAAACCTTTCTTTGAAGAACTTCGCAAAAGAGACGTAAAATGTGGCGCTTATTTCTCATTAATCGATTGGACACATGATGATTATCCTGGATTTTTGAAAGATAAAGCGCGTTATGATATCAAAAAGGAACCTGCTCGTTGGGAGCGTTTTCAAAAATTCTTTCAAGGACAAATTAAAGAAATCTCAGATTGGTATAATCCTGATTTGTGGTGGTTTGATGGAGATTGGGAACACAGCGCCGAAGAGTGGCAAGCTGAAAAAACTCGTAAAATGATGTTGGACAGAAACCCAAATACCATCATCAATGGTCGTTTGCAAGGGTATGGTGATTATGATACACCTGAGCAAAATTTCCCTGTTGTACGTCCAGCTTTCAAATGGTGGGAATTGTGTATGACTATGAACGAAAACTGGGGGTACCGTGTGAGCGACAACAACTGGAAAACGCCTTATGAAATCATTACCATTTTTGTGGACGCGGTTTCTAACGGTGGAAATTTATTATTAGACATTGGACCAAAACCTGATGGAACTTATCCTGAGCAAGTTGTTTCTACTTTGAAAGAATTAGGAGATTGGAACAAAAGGAATGGTGAAGGAATTTTTGGGACTATTCCAGGAATTGCACAAGGGCATTTCTATGGGCCAACAACATTGTCGAAAGATTCAAAAACACTTTATTTATTTGTTCATGGGAAAACTTCAGGACAGGTTATGCTAAAAGGATTGGATAATAAAATTCAGGATATTACAGTTTTGGGTTCTAACGTGAAATTGACTCATAAAGTAGTTGGTAAAATTTCCTGGAGCGCTGTTCCTGGTTTGGTTTATATTGATTTACCGGAAACTGCTGTTGACAAATATGTGACTTGTATAAAAGTAACATTGGATAAGCCAATTAAATTATACAGAGGCCAAGGTGGTTTCTTGACTAATTAA
- the galB gene encoding beta-galactosidase GalB — protein sequence MNKNKKMFSLKNCLSLIVCLMIGFSVFSQNATIKRMGATDTQSFDNNWLFSRFGLQADGLVKQEPKDLEAISTNESNWEKLNLPHDWAIKGPFRIELRGETGKLPWKGIGWYRKHFNVPASDSGKQIFVDFDGAMANAKVYLNGNYVGTWPYGYNSFRMNLTPFLKFGQENILAVRLDTENWDSRWYPGAGIYRHVWLVKTNPVHVGHWGTYITTPNVTKEAADIRMIVNVDNASNQTVKAVVTTDLYEMDVNDVAKLKVGSLIPSTFEIKPNETGRSEAHSVLNNPKLWDLKTPNRYLAQTKVTVDGKVVDTYNTPFGVRTIEFTPRNGFLLNGKRVEIFGTCNHHDLGALGAAINTSALKRQLKMLKEMGCNSLRTSHNPPAPELLELADKMGFLVWDEAFDAWKNGKKKLDYNVIFDEWHEKDLMALVHRDRNHPSVFIWSIGNEVPDQQNVPLTKHLADIVRREDPTRPVSNGYNDPDGGRASGAVVGLDIMGVNYFFSQQPKWDVDPRYEKKPTIGSETASTVSSRGEYFFDDKYNKTTWQISSYDDAFPGWGCSPDTQFRTNAQFPHLLGEYVWTGFDYLGEPTPYNSDETNLLNFRTDPLKQAELQTKLEELQKNNPPSRSSYFGIIDLAGFPKDRYYIYKSHWRPDVPTAHILPHWNWSERVGKVVPVHVYTSGDEGELFLNGKSLGRKKMVAGKDFRLTWDNVIYTPGELKVVCYKKGKQWATDVVKTTGEATKLKMSADRNEILADDADLAFVTVDITDKNGLVVPRSNPTVKFSVEGAGEIVATDNGDATSFVPFQSHERPAYNGKVLVIVKAKKDQKGQFTVKAESNGLQAASTVIKIK from the coding sequence ATGAATAAGAACAAAAAGATGTTTTCTCTGAAGAATTGCCTTTCTCTGATAGTTTGTTTGATGATTGGATTTTCAGTGTTTTCTCAAAACGCGACGATAAAGAGGATGGGGGCGACGGATACTCAGTCATTCGACAATAACTGGCTTTTTTCAAGATTTGGTCTTCAAGCTGACGGTTTGGTCAAGCAAGAACCTAAAGATTTGGAAGCCATTTCTACCAATGAATCCAATTGGGAAAAATTGAATTTGCCACACGATTGGGCAATCAAAGGACCATTCAGAATTGAATTGAGAGGGGAAACCGGGAAATTGCCATGGAAAGGAATTGGTTGGTACCGAAAACATTTTAATGTTCCTGCATCCGACTCAGGAAAACAAATTTTTGTTGATTTTGATGGTGCTATGGCAAATGCCAAAGTTTATTTGAACGGAAATTACGTTGGAACCTGGCCTTATGGTTATAATTCTTTCCGAATGAATTTGACTCCTTTTTTGAAATTCGGACAGGAAAATATTTTAGCTGTTCGTTTGGATACTGAAAACTGGGATTCGCGTTGGTATCCGGGAGCTGGAATTTATCGCCACGTTTGGTTGGTAAAAACAAATCCGGTGCATGTTGGACATTGGGGAACGTACATCACGACTCCGAATGTTACCAAAGAAGCAGCCGATATTCGAATGATTGTGAATGTTGATAATGCCTCGAATCAAACTGTAAAAGCAGTAGTTACAACCGATTTATATGAAATGGATGTCAATGATGTGGCCAAATTAAAAGTGGGTTCATTAATTCCTTCAACGTTTGAAATTAAGCCAAATGAAACCGGAAGATCAGAGGCTCATTCGGTTTTGAATAATCCAAAATTATGGGATCTAAAAACTCCAAATCGCTACTTGGCGCAAACGAAAGTTACTGTTGACGGAAAAGTGGTTGATACCTACAATACTCCTTTTGGAGTTCGTACTATTGAGTTTACACCAAGAAACGGATTCCTTCTAAACGGAAAAAGAGTTGAAATTTTCGGAACATGTAATCACCATGACTTGGGGGCTTTGGGTGCTGCTATTAATACTTCGGCATTAAAAAGACAACTAAAAATGTTGAAAGAAATGGGATGTAATTCGTTACGTACTTCACATAACCCACCGGCTCCGGAATTATTAGAATTGGCTGATAAGATGGGATTCCTGGTTTGGGATGAAGCTTTTGACGCATGGAAAAATGGCAAGAAAAAACTAGATTATAATGTGATTTTTGACGAATGGCATGAAAAAGATTTAATGGCTTTGGTTCACAGGGACAGAAACCATCCTTCGGTGTTTATTTGGTCAATTGGAAATGAAGTTCCGGATCAGCAAAATGTTCCGCTGACTAAGCATTTGGCCGATATTGTGAGAAGAGAAGATCCAACTCGACCTGTTTCGAACGGATATAACGATCCTGATGGTGGACGAGCTTCGGGCGCTGTGGTCGGATTGGATATTATGGGAGTTAACTATTTTTTCAGCCAACAACCAAAATGGGATGTTGATCCAAGATATGAGAAAAAACCAACGATTGGAAGTGAAACCGCATCAACGGTGAGCTCTCGTGGCGAATATTTCTTTGATGATAAATACAATAAAACTACATGGCAAATTTCGTCTTATGACGATGCTTTCCCAGGTTGGGGATGCTCTCCGGATACACAATTCCGCACCAATGCACAATTTCCACATTTATTGGGAGAATATGTTTGGACCGGATTTGATTATTTGGGTGAACCAACACCTTATAATTCTGATGAAACCAATTTGTTGAACTTTAGAACAGATCCTTTAAAACAAGCTGAATTACAAACCAAACTTGAGGAGTTGCAAAAAAACAATCCGCCTTCGAGAAGCAGTTATTTTGGAATAATCGATTTGGCTGGTTTCCCAAAAGACCGTTATTATATTTATAAATCGCATTGGAGACCGGATGTTCCGACAGCTCATATTCTTCCGCACTGGAATTGGAGTGAGCGTGTTGGAAAAGTTGTTCCTGTTCATGTATATACTTCGGGGGATGAAGGCGAATTATTTCTTAACGGAAAAAGTCTTGGAAGAAAGAAAATGGTAGCCGGAAAAGATTTTCGTCTGACTTGGGACAATGTAATTTACACACCGGGCGAACTGAAAGTGGTGTGTTATAAAAAAGGAAAACAATGGGCTACTGACGTGGTTAAAACTACTGGAGAAGCTACAAAACTAAAAATGTCAGCCGATAGAAACGAAATCCTTGCTGACGATGCAGATTTGGCTTTTGTTACTGTTGATATTACCGATAAAAACGGTTTGGTTGTGCCTCGTTCCAATCCAACAGTGAAGTTTTCAGTTGAAGGAGCGGGGGAAATTGTGGCAACAGATAACGGTGATGCAACAAGTTTTGTTCCGTTTCAAAGTCATGAACGACCTGCTTATAACGGAAAAGTTTTAGTGATCGTAAAAGCGAAAAAAGATCAGAAAGGACAATTTACAGTGAAAGCGGAAAGCAACGGGTTACAAGCCGCTTCGACAGTTATCAAAATAAAATAG
- a CDS encoding right-handed parallel beta-helix repeat-containing protein, with protein MNFSKAKVLLFLLLLITFSVSAQIADTIKVSQFGVKSNSYLNASKGIRQALEKCKGKQNVVLQLPGGRIDLWPEDAVKKEIYISNSTESDTLSKVKNIGFFFDYLKNVTLDGNNTLVILHGKMVSFALFNCQNIQIKNVQFDYERPTMSELTITSVSPTAIKMKIHPDSRYFIENGKIGFYGEGWKSNSHHTISLDPKNDLMRYSSFELFLKAKAKTIQEEKRTVLFEGDFAKANYKVGDVLSIRDTYRDNCGGFITLSKDIVLSNVKMHFMHGLGIVSQFAENITLSKVIVAPREDSGRVISSFADCFHFSGCKGKILVDGCKTSGSHDDPINVHGTHLKISEITADKKIKVQFMHHQTYGFEAFFAGDSISFVSPQTLKPIILGKLKSAKLIGKKEMELVLDGQISDKVNVGDVIENITWTPEVTIRNSRFERTNTRGLLITTRRKVLIENNIFYRTGMHAILIANDASSWFESGPVKDVTIRNNTFEECAYNSGTIINIAPENHELVSGYYVHRNIRIENNLFKIFDKSILSARSTDGLVFVNNTINPSDLLPAGSNENSFTLTACNNVIIKKNHFNTSWKPKIATSKMTKKQVKTDIKDLNIK; from the coding sequence ATGAATTTTTCCAAAGCAAAAGTTTTACTTTTTTTATTACTTCTAATCACTTTTAGCGTTTCAGCACAGATTGCCGATACGATTAAAGTGTCGCAATTTGGCGTGAAATCTAATAGCTATTTGAATGCAAGTAAAGGAATTCGACAAGCTTTGGAAAAATGCAAAGGCAAACAAAATGTTGTCCTTCAATTACCGGGTGGACGAATTGATTTATGGCCTGAAGATGCTGTTAAAAAGGAAATTTATATTTCGAATTCAACCGAAAGTGATACGTTATCAAAAGTAAAAAATATTGGCTTTTTCTTTGACTATTTGAAGAATGTGACTTTGGATGGAAATAATACTTTGGTGATTTTACATGGAAAAATGGTTTCGTTTGCATTGTTTAATTGCCAAAATATTCAAATTAAAAATGTCCAATTCGACTACGAAAGGCCAACGATGTCTGAATTAACAATCACTTCGGTTTCGCCAACGGCAATCAAAATGAAAATTCATCCCGATTCAAGATATTTTATTGAAAACGGGAAAATTGGATTTTATGGCGAAGGGTGGAAAAGCAATTCACATCATACCATTTCTTTGGATCCGAAAAACGATTTGATGCGTTACTCTTCATTTGAACTTTTTTTAAAAGCAAAAGCTAAAACGATTCAGGAAGAAAAAAGAACAGTTTTGTTTGAGGGGGATTTTGCAAAAGCAAATTATAAAGTGGGTGATGTGCTTTCGATTCGTGATACCTACAGAGATAATTGCGGTGGATTTATTACTTTGAGCAAAGATATTGTCCTATCTAATGTAAAGATGCATTTTATGCACGGATTGGGAATCGTTTCTCAATTTGCCGAAAATATTACACTTTCAAAAGTTATTGTTGCTCCTCGTGAAGATTCAGGTCGTGTGATTTCGTCATTTGCAGATTGTTTTCATTTTTCAGGCTGCAAAGGAAAAATCTTGGTTGACGGTTGCAAGACTTCTGGCTCTCATGACGACCCAATTAACGTTCATGGGACTCATTTGAAAATTTCTGAAATAACAGCTGATAAAAAAATAAAGGTGCAATTCATGCATCATCAAACTTATGGTTTTGAAGCTTTTTTTGCAGGAGACAGTATCAGTTTTGTAAGCCCACAAACTTTAAAACCAATTATTTTAGGTAAATTGAAGTCGGCAAAATTGATCGGAAAAAAAGAAATGGAATTGGTTTTGGACGGGCAAATTTCGGATAAAGTAAATGTTGGAGATGTTATCGAGAACATAACTTGGACTCCGGAAGTGACCATTCGAAATTCAAGATTCGAGCGTACAAATACCAGAGGATTATTGATAACGACACGCCGAAAAGTTTTAATAGAAAACAACATTTTTTACCGGACAGGAATGCACGCCATCCTGATTGCAAATGATGCTTCGAGTTGGTTTGAGTCTGGCCCGGTGAAAGATGTTACGATTCGGAACAACACTTTTGAGGAATGTGCCTATAATTCAGGAACGATCATCAATATAGCACCGGAAAATCATGAATTGGTGAGTGGTTATTATGTACATCGTAACATTCGTATTGAAAATAACCTTTTCAAAATATTCGACAAGTCAATTTTGTCGGCTCGTTCTACAGATGGTTTGGTTTTTGTGAATAATACAATTAATCCATCTGATTTGCTTCCTGCGGGTTCCAATGAAAATTCGTTTACACTCACTGCTTGTAACAATGTAATTATCAAAAAGAATCATTTTAATACGAGTTGGAAGCCGAAAATTGCCACATCCAAAATGACTAAAAAGCAAGTCAAAACCGATATAAAAGATTTGAATATTAAATAA
- a CDS encoding SDR family oxidoreductase — MNLNLKDKIVIVTGGAKGIGLGICKVLASEGAIPVIVGRVDADNQIAIKEIEAEGGKALSVVAELTHPDDCKRAVDQVIAMCGRIDGLVNNAGVNDGVGLESGDYEKFVASVHKNLVHYYLMAQHALPELKKTKGSIVNIGSKTADTGQGNTSAYAASNGGRNALTREWAVELLKYGIRVNAVIVAECYTPLYDKWIKTLENPEEKLKEITSKIPFENRMTTAEEIANMTVFLLSDKSSHTTGQLIYVDGGYTHLDRAL, encoded by the coding sequence ATGAATCTTAATTTAAAAGATAAAATTGTAATTGTTACTGGAGGAGCAAAGGGAATCGGGCTTGGAATTTGTAAAGTTCTGGCTTCGGAGGGAGCTATTCCTGTAATCGTGGGTAGAGTTGATGCAGACAATCAAATCGCTATCAAAGAAATAGAAGCTGAAGGAGGAAAGGCTTTGTCTGTTGTAGCTGAACTTACTCATCCGGACGATTGCAAGAGAGCCGTTGATCAGGTAATTGCAATGTGTGGACGAATCGATGGTTTAGTCAACAATGCAGGTGTAAATGACGGTGTGGGTCTAGAAAGTGGTGATTATGAAAAATTTGTTGCTTCGGTTCACAAAAACTTGGTGCATTACTATTTGATGGCGCAACACGCTTTGCCTGAATTGAAAAAAACGAAAGGCTCAATCGTAAACATTGGTTCTAAAACCGCTGATACCGGACAAGGAAACACTTCGGCTTATGCTGCTTCAAACGGAGGACGTAACGCTTTAACCCGCGAATGGGCTGTTGAATTATTGAAATACGGAATCCGTGTAAACGCTGTAATCGTGGCCGAATGTTATACACCATTATATGACAAATGGATTAAAACACTTGAAAACCCGGAAGAAAAATTAAAAGAGATTACATCCAAAATTCCGTTTGAAAACCGAATGACAACTGCCGAAGAAATAGCAAACATGACGGTGTTTTTATTGTCTGACAAATCGAGCCACACCACAGGTCAATTGATTTATGTTGATGGAGGTTATACTCATTTGGATCGCGCACTGTAA
- a CDS encoding L-rhamnose mutarotase: protein MITQKYCLALDLIEDPILMEEYKKMHEKIWPEITKSIIGSGIENLDIYCVGNRMFMIIEANETFSFERKGEMDANNPKVQEWEELMWKYQKALPWTKEGEKWMMMDKIFDLHQNG from the coding sequence ATGATAACTCAAAAATATTGTCTTGCATTAGATTTGATTGAAGATCCAATACTAATGGAAGAATACAAAAAAATGCACGAGAAAATTTGGCCGGAAATCACAAAAAGTATCATCGGTTCAGGAATTGAAAACCTTGATATTTATTGTGTTGGAAACAGAATGTTTATGATTATTGAGGCCAATGAAACTTTTTCATTCGAAAGAAAAGGGGAAATGGATGCCAATAATCCAAAGGTTCAGGAATGGGAAGAATTGATGTGGAAATATCAAAAAGCTTTGCCTTGGACTAAGGAAGGTGAAAAGTGGATGATGATGGATAAAATATTTGACTTGCATCAAAACGGTTAA
- a CDS encoding alpha-L-fucosidase, whose protein sequence is MKNKIKLVLVLCCFATVTLSHAQGDIMPENEKTPYDSYVGPKDKAVKENLAKWQDYKFGVLIHMGLYSQLGICESWGLAPEDWVTRNGYDDYDSFASDYRRARFSLNPIHLDSEKWAKMFKSAGVKYLIFTSKHHDGFCMYDSKFTDFKITNPNLPYAKNPNADVLKNVLDASRKEGLSVGIYFSKPDWTSQDFWWKYYPPKDRNPNYSIKAYPEKWQSFVKYSQNQLDELTTNYGKVDILWLDGGWVRPVSNVKESEGKKGRQDLDINMKLIAETARKKQPGLIVVDRWVPGDYEDYLTPERKVLEKPIPVPWESCVTLGNDWGWVPNDKYKSGKEVIQLLTGIVAKGGNLLLGVGPDGKGEFEPKIKQTLAEVGKWLDVNGDAIYATKPIAPYSEGNLFYTSKGEKTVFGIYIPTENEKELPSQIVIKNSLKGKLNVTLLANKQKLNYKYVNGGISVTIPNSLRTEMAKQAGTVIKISAQ, encoded by the coding sequence ATGAAAAATAAAATAAAACTAGTTTTGGTACTCTGTTGTTTTGCAACAGTTACTTTGTCTCATGCGCAAGGGGACATCATGCCTGAAAACGAAAAAACACCGTATGACTCTTATGTAGGTCCAAAAGACAAGGCTGTAAAAGAAAATTTAGCCAAATGGCAGGATTATAAATTTGGGGTTTTGATTCATATGGGGTTGTATAGCCAATTAGGAATTTGCGAGTCCTGGGGATTGGCTCCCGAAGATTGGGTAACGCGCAACGGTTATGATGATTACGATTCGTTTGCTTCAGATTATCGTAGGGCACGTTTCAGTTTGAATCCGATACATTTGGATTCTGAAAAATGGGCAAAAATGTTCAAAAGTGCTGGAGTAAAGTATTTGATTTTTACATCCAAGCACCATGATGGTTTTTGTATGTATGATTCGAAATTTACAGATTTCAAAATTACCAATCCGAATTTGCCATACGCCAAAAATCCAAATGCCGATGTGCTGAAAAATGTTTTAGACGCTTCGCGAAAAGAAGGTCTGTCAGTTGGGATTTATTTCTCGAAACCGGACTGGACTTCTCAGGATTTTTGGTGGAAATATTATCCTCCAAAAGACAGGAATCCGAATTACAGCATCAAAGCTTATCCTGAGAAATGGCAAAGTTTTGTAAAATACAGTCAAAATCAGTTGGATGAATTGACGACTAACTATGGAAAGGTTGATATTCTTTGGCTTGATGGTGGATGGGTTCGTCCAGTATCTAATGTAAAGGAAAGTGAAGGAAAGAAAGGCCGTCAGGATTTAGATATCAATATGAAACTCATCGCGGAAACTGCACGTAAAAAACAACCGGGACTAATTGTAGTGGATCGTTGGGTGCCGGGCGATTACGAGGATTATTTGACTCCTGAGCGAAAAGTGCTTGAAAAACCAATTCCAGTGCCTTGGGAAAGTTGTGTTACCCTTGGAAATGATTGGGGTTGGGTACCAAATGATAAATATAAATCAGGTAAAGAAGTGATTCAGTTGCTGACTGGAATTGTTGCCAAAGGAGGGAATTTATTGTTAGGCGTTGGTCCTGATGGAAAAGGAGAATTCGAACCAAAAATCAAACAGACTTTGGCCGAAGTTGGTAAATGGCTTGACGTAAACGGAGATGCTATTTATGCCACAAAACCAATTGCACCTTATTCTGAGGGTAATTTATTTTATACTTCAAAAGGAGAAAAAACAGTTTTCGGAATTTATATTCCAACTGAGAATGAAAAAGAACTTCCTTCACAAATCGTCATAAAAAACAGTTTGAAAGGGAAATTGAATGTTACACTTTTGGCAAATAAACAAAAACTGAATTATAAATACGTAAACGGCGGGATTAGTGTTACGATTCCTAATTCATTGAGAACAGAAATGGCAAAACAAGCTGGTACAGTTATAAAAATAAGTGCACAGTAA
- a CDS encoding UxaA family hydrolase produces the protein MSVNESKSLVVKMHPSDNALVALVDLTKGTEVTFEGQSYILQDDVKAKHKFYTTDLKTGDEVMMYGVLVGKAQFDIPKGSLMTTDNLKHAADPYAYRKIDYQWTSPDVSKFENRTFNGYKRKDGSVGTANYWIFIPTVFCENRNLDVIKEALYNQLGYAVTAKYNQFTHDLLTAFKNGEDLATADIHLNPNPKSNRVFKNIDGIKFLNHQGGCGGNRQDSETLSKLLASYANHPNVAGVTLLSLGCQHLQIKNFVTDLKAQNPKFDKPLYIFEQQQMVSEEELIAQAIKSTFIGLSEANEIERTAQPLHHLNIGVKCGGSDGFSGVSANPAVGYTADLLVALGGKVLLAEFPELCGVEQNMIDRCQSEELANKFIRLMEEYDEQAHRVGSGFFMNPSPGNIKDGLITDAIKSAGAAKKGGTSPVVDVLDYTELATKPGLNLVCTPGNDVEATTGQASSGANLILFTTGLGTPTGNPICPVIKVATNTVLATKMKDIIDIDCGPVIRGEKTITEMGEDILELCIKVASGEILPKAVQLNQDDFIPWKRGVSL, from the coding sequence ATGTCAGTAAACGAATCTAAAAGTTTAGTAGTAAAAATGCATCCAAGTGACAATGCCCTTGTAGCATTAGTGGATTTGACAAAAGGTACAGAAGTAACTTTTGAAGGGCAAAGCTATATCCTTCAGGACGATGTAAAGGCTAAGCATAAATTTTACACCACCGACCTAAAAACTGGCGATGAAGTGATGATGTACGGTGTCTTGGTTGGAAAAGCACAATTTGACATTCCAAAAGGAAGCCTGATGACAACTGACAACCTTAAACACGCTGCAGATCCATACGCTTATCGAAAAATAGACTATCAATGGACAAGTCCTGATGTTTCTAAATTCGAAAACCGAACTTTCAACGGTTACAAACGTAAAGACGGAAGCGTAGGAACTGCCAATTATTGGATTTTTATCCCAACTGTTTTTTGTGAAAACAGAAATCTTGACGTAATCAAAGAAGCGCTTTACAATCAGCTAGGATATGCTGTTACTGCAAAATACAATCAATTTACTCACGATTTACTGACCGCTTTCAAAAACGGGGAAGATTTGGCGACTGCAGATATTCATTTGAACCCAAACCCAAAAAGCAATCGTGTTTTTAAAAATATAGACGGAATCAAATTCTTAAATCATCAAGGAGGTTGTGGCGGAAATCGTCAGGATTCTGAAACTTTAAGTAAATTATTGGCTTCTTACGCCAATCATCCAAATGTTGCAGGAGTTACTCTATTGAGTTTAGGATGTCAACATTTGCAAATCAAAAATTTTGTTACTGATTTAAAGGCACAAAATCCAAAATTTGATAAGCCTCTTTATATTTTTGAGCAACAACAAATGGTAAGCGAGGAAGAATTAATTGCACAGGCAATTAAATCGACTTTTATTGGTTTATCAGAAGCAAACGAAATTGAAAGAACAGCACAACCATTGCATCATTTAAATATTGGTGTAAAATGCGGTGGGAGCGACGGATTCAGTGGTGTATCTGCCAATCCTGCCGTAGGTTACACAGCCGATTTACTTGTTGCATTAGGTGGAAAAGTTTTGTTGGCAGAATTCCCGGAATTGTGTGGAGTGGAACAGAATATGATTGACCGTTGCCAATCTGAAGAATTGGCAAATAAATTCATTCGTCTAATGGAAGAATATGACGAACAGGCGCATAGAGTTGGTTCCGGTTTCTTCATGAATCCTTCTCCCGGAAACATCAAAGACGGTTTGATTACCGATGCTATAAAAAGTGCCGGAGCTGCCAAAAAAGGAGGAACTTCACCCGTAGTTGATGTTTTGGACTATACAGAATTAGCAACAAAACCTGGACTGAATTTAGTATGCACTCCAGGAAATGACGTAGAAGCTACTACGGGTCAGGCATCGTCTGGAGCTAACTTGATTTTGTTTACAACAGGATTGGGTACTCCAACCGGAAACCCAATTTGTCCTGTAATTAAGGTTGCTACTAATACTGTTTTAGCTACTAAAATGAAAGACATTATCGATATTGATTGTGGACCAGTTATCAGAGGAGAAAAAACAATCACCGAAATGGGCGAAGATATTTTAGAACTTTGCATCAAAGTTGCAAGCGGTGAAATTCTCCCAAAAGCGGTACAATTGAATCAGGATGACTTTATTCCATGGAAAAGAGGTGTTTCTTTGTAA